The window TTTGGAAAGTTAGTTACAACAAAAAAGCTTGTAGAGAAGAAATACCTCTTTCTCTACAAGCTGGGCATGCAGGATTTCCTGCATGCTTTTATTATGGATTTTCACACAGTTACTGTTTTAACTTTGGGGTGGCGGCAATAGCCAGGGAAGCATCAGGCGGATGATCGATTAAGTTCGGCACTTCCTCGAAATATGCTAGGAACTTTTCTTCGTGCGGTGTGCTGCTGCATACGTTTCCTTGTCCTGTGCCAACATCGAGCGACCTAACTTCCTGTATGGCCCGCGGAAAGTGAAGAATGACACGGAAATCAACAGCATTGTTTATCATAGCCTAAAAAAATATAGGTGAATTGTTCAATTTTCTGGCAGATCGAAGGGGAAACATGATTCAGGGGTGACTGGACGGCGCGGGCATAACTAATATCAGCCGAATTTTCAGATATATCGGCCGGCTTTCGGATATATCAGCCAAAATGATGACTATATCAGCCGATTTTTCAAATATATCGGCCGATCGACACCACGCGACATATTCCGCGGCTGCACCATTCGCAAAGCCATCATTAATAAGGGTAATTCCTCAGTTCAAAAATATTTTCATACTAGTGGTAGGATGGGCGAATAATAGGGTAAAGCGGTAATGCTGGATGATTCAAGCCGATGGCGTCAAGCTGGATTCGGAAAGAAAGTCGTGGAGGGTGCCTATGTCGCTGCAATTGATCGAAGCATATATTCCAAATAAATACCTTGAGCAGGTCGATGAAAAAGTCCAATCCTTTGATCATGTTTCCTATTGGAAAGGAGATCGTGCAGACGACAGAGTCCTGATAAGGCTGCTGGTCAACTCCCAGCAAACTGAGGAAATACTCGATTATTTAGAGAGTGTATCCAACCTCATTGACGGCTTCGAAGTGATTTTATTTCCTGTCCAAGCCTATATCACCAGGGAAACGGCAGAGAAAAAAGAAGAGGAAGAGGAAGATAAAAGCAAGGTAGAGAGGGCGAGCAGGCAAGAGTTGTATACGAAGATCGAAGCGAACTCCCATGTGGACATCGGTTATTCCATCTTTGTGGCCATTTCTGCCGTGGTCGTCACCATCGGACTGATTAAGAACAGTTCAGCGATCGTCATTGGGGGAATGGTGATTGCCCCGCTTTTGGGTCCAGTCATCGGAGTGGCATTCGCTTCTATTTTGGGAGATTTCAAACTGCTCCGAAGTGCCTTATTGACCGTCTTGACCGGGGTGATTTTATCCTTGATCGTTTCGATCGGGCTCGGCCTGTTCTTTGGAATCCCCACTCACAGCCAGGAGTTCATGTCGCGTACGAAGGTGTCGATCGAAGATATTGTCCTTGCCCTTGCATCCGGTGCTGCGGGCTCCCTGTCTACATTAAGGAAATTTCCAAGTGCCCTTGTGGGAGTGATGGTGGCGGTTGCCCTATTGCCGCCGATTGCAGTGATGGGGATGTCAGGGGCAGCGTTTCTATGGCCAGAAGCGATTCATGCCACATTGCTTCTTCTTGTCAATATCAGCTCCATCTTATTGTCTGCCGTGGTTGTATTTTCGCTGACAGGAATCCGGCCGCTTAAATACGATGAAGTTCAAAAGGCAAACAATTCACGGAAATATTCATTGATCTTTGTAAGCCTGATCGTCCTGTTGCTTTTAGTGGCAGTGATTTATAGCAACCATCTCTTGTAACTGTCCATTTAGTATAAACAACTTCAAAAAAATATGTTACATTAGTTGTATATAAAGGTTTTATAAATAACCATTGTCTTTCTCGGGAGGACAATTGTTTTTCAAACATTTTTATAAAAAATTAATCTGGAGGGATCAAACATGTCAAGTAAAGCATTAGATCAGTTTTTGAATGAGAATTTGAATGATTTAAAAGAAAGAGGACTTTACAACGAAATCGATCCTGTTGAATCACCAAATGGCCCTGTCATCAAGATCGGCGGGAAAGAATTGGTGAACCTATCTTCAAATAACTATCTTGGTCTTGCCACCAACGAGAG is drawn from Falsibacillus albus and contains these coding sequences:
- a CDS encoding TIGR00341 family protein, yielding MIQADGVKLDSERKSWRVPMSLQLIEAYIPNKYLEQVDEKVQSFDHVSYWKGDRADDRVLIRLLVNSQQTEEILDYLESVSNLIDGFEVILFPVQAYITRETAEKKEEEEEDKSKVERASRQELYTKIEANSHVDIGYSIFVAISAVVVTIGLIKNSSAIVIGGMVIAPLLGPVIGVAFASILGDFKLLRSALLTVLTGVILSLIVSIGLGLFFGIPTHSQEFMSRTKVSIEDIVLALASGAAGSLSTLRKFPSALVGVMVAVALLPPIAVMGMSGAAFLWPEAIHATLLLLVNISSILLSAVVVFSLTGIRPLKYDEVQKANNSRKYSLIFVSLIVLLLLVAVIYSNHLL